The following coding sequences lie in one Ostrea edulis chromosome 8, xbOstEdul1.1, whole genome shotgun sequence genomic window:
- the LOC125682714 gene encoding uncharacterized protein LOC125682714 translates to MAAAVKRNKKGRFKKTGTVRSVNVNELTLDHNYVSGHYCEGECCEVCFPGMKTLINSRKFSSTGWKNGRRIVEWSSIIDALSSCQHCKCGPLYLTKHTVKGEMKLGLGGYLYIQCTFCLRLNRIPYGKTHRSEKQNDKGMPSFCINTKVGAAMIDSVGGPPADEQPAYHP, encoded by the exons atggcGGCCGCCGTGAAACGAAACAAGAAAGGTCGATTTAAAAAAACCGGTACGGTACGGTCAGTAAATGTTAATGAACTTACTCTGGATCATAATTATGTGTCAGGACATTATTGTGAAGGGGAATGTTGTGAGGTGTGTTTTCCCGGGATGAAAACGTtgataaacagtagaaaattcaGTTCTACGGGGTGGAAGAACGGTCGACGAATCGTTGAGTGGTCGTCAATTATAGACGCACTTTCCAGTTGTCAACATTGTAAATGCGGGCCTCTTTATTTAACTAAACACACAGTTAAGGGCGAGATGAAACTGGGACTAGGTGGATATCTCTATATCCAGTGTACATTCTGTCTCCGGCTGAACAGGATACCGTATGGGAAGACCCACAGAAGTGAGAAACAAAACGACAAGGGGATGCCAAGTTTTTGCATAAATACTAAAGTCGGCGCAG CAATGATAGACAGTGTTGGTGGACCCCCAGCGGATGAACAACCTGCTTACCACCCTTGA